The DNA segment gaaaaaatagagaaagagaatgaTAGTAAGGGAGAAGTTCATTTATGTTCCAAATTTCAGTGACATGattgattcattgattaaatTCCAACCAGAATGGCTAAAAGCTTTTGAGTTCTGcccttaattctttttttattcttctgtattttatactttttttttctatagttcATTTCATCATCATTGTAACTATAGCTGCCCATTATAAAATAGCTTAGACAATCTAGGTTTGCTGCTTCTGAACCTTTTTATTTATCCTTgaagtagtttaatttttttttttgtgttcaacTAGTGAAGAGTGAAGACTGAAGTTGTCCTGTCAGACTCACtgattttcctttcatttcgaAAGAAGCCTAAGCAATACACTGCCACTGAATTGCCAGTAAGAAAAATTGGTcatgaaacacacacacacacacacacacacacacacacacacaaaccctaatgacacacacacacacacacacgtatgATAgaaacacacagacacacactaatgacacatacacacacactcatcatacaaacacacacacacacacacaagtttgataacaaatttattcaattataCATGCAGAAATTTGTTCAGTTCTGACTTGTTAGCTGTGACAAGGTAGCTGGCCTCTTCATAAGGTACTTATCTAAGTTTAACTTAAATTCTACTGCAGTGGTGATGACCTACTaatattagtgaaaacaaatttgcctactataccttagttaatttgttcacagttgtaaaaaatgaattggttttaacttgagttattcgtattttaagttttcaaatatgcttgcatgattgtatttgtatgaggattatattctttttttatataaattttggcAAGCTGAACAGTTGTTAGTGTAatgttggtattttttttttaaaacaacaaaagtatattttatagataaaagtaccagtggtactaaaGATACAAGATAATTATAGTTTTAGATAGACTAATAGCTATAAAAAATCAGGCTAGATATGCTACCCATGTTGGAGATAGTGCTGTTCTGCTGCCCACTGATGAGAAACAACTGGTTATACTGCTGTTCAAGGTTAGAATCAGCCCCCAGCCATTTATCCTTCTAGAATTTGATTATGCTCCCATCCCCTACCTTTCATACCAAGTGATGATGAATAGGGCTGAATTCAGGCTGCTTAATTAGTTTTCGAAGATCCCTCCACCATTGAGAATGCCAAGGTCTATCACTGCCATTATTAAGGTCTGCCCAGCCACCATATTTTGAAGTTAGAATTCGAACCCATAGCTGGTTTTGATTAGAGGATAAAGCCCATAACCATCTTCCCAGCAAAGCTGCATTAAAACTAGTAATATCCTTAATCCCAAGACCCCCCAACTCCTTGGGGAGGCAAATGCCCTCCCACTTCACCCACGCAattttcttgagatcttgagagCCCCCCCCCACAGAAAATTCCTTTGTAAGGAGTTCACTTTCTGAGCTACTTTTAgaggaattttaaaaaaagataggaGATATATTGGTAGAGCAGTTAGAACTGAATTTATCAATGTGACCTTCCCTGCCATTGATAGAAGTTTTTGGTTCCACTTAGACAGCtttgcttcaaattttttaatcaatggttCCCACACCAAGCAGCTAGAAGGCTTAGCCCCTATAGGAATCCCCAAATACTGAAAAGGAGTCTCCATCTGCCTACACTTGAGAAAATGAGCTGCATCATGAACCCAGTTGATATCAACTCCAAATATCCCCACACTACTTTTGGAAAAATTAATCTTCAACCCAGATACAATTTCAAACCCCCTAAGCATGGCCTTCATCATAATTACATTATCCCATAAGGCTTCTCCCACAAAGACAGTATCATCTGCATATTGCAGAATGTTTACTGGCACCTTCTGCTTTCCTACTAGATAACTTCTGTAAAGACCTTTGGTTAAAGCTGTCCTCATCATACCAGTCAAGCCTTCTGCcacaatattaaaaagaaaagggtcTAAGGGGTCCCCTTGCCTCAAACCTCTAGTGGGAGCAAATTCCTTTGAGGGGCTGCCATTTATTAGAATGGATATAGTAGCTGATTGATTACATGCATTGATCCATTTTCTCCATATGGGGCAAAATCCCATTTTGTCCATCATATAATCCAGAAAGGACCATGAGACAGAGTCATAGGCCTTTGCAAAATCCACCTTAAACACCAGGGCTGGTTTTTTATATACAGTCCTTGTCGAATAAAGTCCATTAGGCTCATGTTTCCATACCCATCTATCAGGTACTTGTTGTTGAATTACCAGCTGTGAGAGCTCCCTCATGAATTCGTATGCAGAGTCAGCTTCCTTATCAAATAATTGCCTTCTCCAGGTCAGATTCCATTCCCAGGATGTATCAGAAAAACTTCCCACTTGCTGGATGAGGTTGTGTTGCTGTCTAGATATCTGATACAACCTTGGAAATTTCTGCATTAATGCAACTCCTTCACCATTCCAGCAATCGGGAGTGatcataaaatagaaaaactaacatgaatttaatttaaattactgctTTGTTATCATTCTTGATGGATGTTCTAGCATTCATGAGTATTGACTTTGGTTTAATGGCTTCCATTTCttttaaaggattaaatccTGCTCTGATATTGGATGACCATTGGTTGAAATGAATACCAAAATCCTTCTCCAAATGTGTCAGCCATGTCCATGACCATTGGTTTTTTTTCCAGGTTATCATAGACTACTTTTAATTGACATTGTTGTTGAAGGTCGTTCGGGTTATAGCAACTCCAGGTACGTACGTAGGAACTAGTATGTATATACTActgtttcatttaaaatattatatagtggtgtttgctttaaaatgttatatactgGTGTTTGATGTAAAATGTTGCATACTGGTTTCAATGAATGAGGAATTGAGTTCCTTAGGAAATGAATTGATGTAAAAAACAGAAAACCTTCTGCAATGCTTATTTTTCcacccacatttttttttatcagcaaagataaattatatttatatatattgtgagtaccagaggtacaaaACAGTACATGAATTAGATTGACTTGCCAGCAACATGGTTCCAAGCTCAGACTGAGATCAGTCTCACAAGGAACCAAAGCTAGGTATTACAAAGACCTACAATACCCACTGTCTATGGTTTCTACCCCCTGAAAAGACAAATCCTGATGCTATGTTAGACGATCAATAGTTGTAGGTGAAGGCAAAGTCCTTCTCAAAGTTCTTCAGCCATGTCCATAGTGTAAAAATAGCATCCTCCATTAACTTGTTACCATCAAAAGTTTCATTAGAGAAGATGATTTTATTTCGGTGCTGCCACACTGTCCATGTGAGGGCCAGCCACCAACTTCTCCATCGGTTAAGACAAATTCTACTAGGCAAACAGAACGCGTGCTGGAAAAAGTGCTGCCACGGTTTCTGCGGAAAAGCTCCATGAGTGTTGACCCATGTCATAGATTCCCACCATAATGGAAGTATTCTATCACATGTCAAAAATACATGTGCTTCATTCTCCTCAGAATTCCCACAGAATGGGCATAATGTGTCACTAATTGCCACCCTTCTCCTCCTCAAATTTGTCTTTGTTTGTAGTCTCTCCTTTAATAACCTCCATGCAAAAATAGTGATTTTAGTTGGGATTCAAATCTTCCATAACTCCTCAAACACCCACACATTATCCTCCTCAACATCCACTCCTCTGAGCATATTATAGGCGCTTCTTACCGAATATTGTCCAGTAGGGTCTGTTTTCCAGATCCACTAATCTTTTTTGTGAATCTGAATACAGCTGCCAGCAACATCATTAAGGAAACAATCTGCCATCTCAAGCTCTCTGTCAAACAAGTGTCTTCTCCATTTAAAGTTCCACTCCCACCCTTTTTCCACCCACATACTGCAAATGCTGTAGAATTTCTGCCTTAAATAAGTTGTAGtgcttatttttgtaaaagctgCAGTGCTTGTACAtaacttcaattaatttgaatctTCCTCTAGTCGTCCATGGAGAATGGTATTTTTGACATCGATTTGCTCTAACTCCATGTCTGGAGTTGCCACTAAGGCCAACAAAACACGTGTGGAGGTGTGTCAAACTGCTAGAGAAAATATCTCGTTGTAGTTCACTTCTTCCTTCTAACTATAGCCTTTAACTACCACACATGCTTTATAATGGAAGACTTCTTCAATGGATGATCCAAATTTCTTCTTGAAGACCCACTTGCATCCCACCACTCATCTACCTTCAAGTAGCTCAACTAAATCCCAAGTTTGGCTCTTCTAAAGGGATTTCATCCCTTCATTCATAGCCACCGTCCACTCCTCAGcttcaaaatatgaaatttctTTCTGATAAGTGGACAGTTCAAATGAATCGATGTATTCTGCTACCTATAGCGCATAAGACACTATATCAAAGCCATATCTTTTAGAAGCTTTGATTTGTCTTTGTGACTTTCTGGGTGTTGTGGTTTTGGGCTGCTTTAGATGGTTTTTACTCATCTTGTTTGTCCCCTTAACTAGTGTTATATTAtgatgttaagggtgcatttgAAGATCCTGATTAATCTCATCAAGTGCTTCAAACTACTTTTGATCACTAATGTTTCTAATTGTGGAGCTTTCAAACTCCACCTGCACAGTGACATCCTCAACCTTGCCCAAATCTTCACCAGATTTAAAATGTAGCATAGAACATTCATCAAAGGCAACATCTATACTCATAATGACCTTTCTTTTAGATGGAGACCAGACTTGAAATCCCATTACCCCATCTCCATAACCCATAAAGAATCCCTTCTTGGCTCTGGGTTCCAACTTACCTTCACTTATGTGATAATATGACGGATATCCAAACACCTTCAACATTCAGTGTTCAACTAGTTTGTTAGACCATACCTCAATAAGATTCTTAAAGTCTATGGCAGTGGACAATGAGAGATTCATAAGATAGCATGTGCTAACTGCCTCAATCCATAAACTCTTATTGAAGCCTAAATCAGATAACATGCATTTGAACTTTTCCAATAAGGTCTTATTCATTCTTTCaactactctattttttttttgtagagtaTAGCATACAGTATGATGTCCTGCTATGCCTTCATCCctacaaaattcattaaatacaaCAAAACAGAATTCCAAGCCATTGTCAATCCTAAGACGCTTAATTGTCTTTCTTGTCTTATTCTTCATATGAATTGTTCAATGcttgaaaaaattgaaagctTCAAATTTATGCTTTATCATGAATACCTATGTCATCTTGGAGTAGTCATCTGCACTGCCTTTGGAAACTTCGTCTGGTGTTGCTTCCCACAGACACAATGATCACAAAACTAAAGAGGTTTCACCTTGACATTTCTAAGTAAGTCTCACTTGCTCAGAATATCCAAACATTTTTCACTTATGTGGCCCAGACGTAGATGCCACAAAGAATTATCATATGAGCCACTGGACGCATAACTTTCAGATTATGAAATAGTATAGGCAGAGCCTGTCATAGTGGGCTCCTGAAGGGTATAAAAATTTCCTTACTCGATCCCATGCATTACCATATACTTCCCTTTCTACCTAATCTACAGGACACAACCTTCAACCTAGcaagaaaaactttttgaatCCATGACACCCACAAATACCAAATTTTTCTTAAGCTTTAGAATGTGACGAACTTTATTTAAGGTTCTAACAACACCATCATTCATTCTGATTTGTACGGAACCTATATCGACTGACTTACAAGGATTATTGTTACCCATGAGAACATTACCACCAGACTTCTTCTCATATGACATAAACCGATGTTTGCATGGAcacatatgataaaaataacttGAGTCCAACATCCATTGTTCAAAGTGATGATGTAGTTGTTCACCAAAATCCAGAACCAAATCATTTTTAGATAAGGAGTCATTCTAAACAAGAGCAGCAACAAAATATTTCTTTGCTTTCTTTAGAGAATCTCACTTCCAATGACCTGGTTCTTTGCAGTAACTGCATATGTCCATAAGATTGACTTTGCTCTTCTTGCCACctttccctttcttcttctGCCCTTTAGCAGAATTAATCACTGATAGTCCGGAAGCAAAGGATTCTTCACCATTCTCAGACACCTTTAGTCGAAGCTATCTAGAATAGAGATTGGACTTGACTTTCCACAAGTGAAATGGAGTCCTTGCCTACACTAAGGGAACTCACAAAATTCTCATAGAAAGGAGGGAGAGAGGCTAACAAAATCATTGCCAGATCTTTGTCTTCCATCTTGACATTAATTTCACATAGCTCCATCAGAATAGAGTTTAGCTCATCAAGATGTTCCTTCAATGGCGTCCCTTCCCTCATTCGAAGGCCAAACAAAcgttttttcaaaagaaacttGTTGCAAGTTGATTTTGTCATGAAGATTTTTTCCAATTTCGGCCAAAGCCCAACAACAATCAGTTCTTCAAAAACTCCATAAAGAATCTCATCAGAAAGAGATAAGGGAATTAGTGAATGCAccttttcctcttgtaactcaagCACTAACTTATCAATCTTCGATGGTTGACCAGAGAAAGAAGCCCAAATACCATGTTCTTTCAACAAGGCTCACATCTTGATGCATCATAGGTTGAAACTACTCTTCCTTGTGAATTTCTTAATCTTGATTCTGTTGACCATCTCATTGATTAAATCTTGAAGATGCAACACAAacatataataaacaaaatggTTGATCACTAATGACTTGATCTACCACAAATCATATGCAGAACTGATCTTGAAATGAAGCTTTAGATACCAATTTGTTGGGAGATTTGAGAAATTCTACTCAAATATGGATATAGAAGTTCAGATGATAGAAGGAGAAGACAAAGTTTGCACAAAATGTTAGTTTATCGtgaataacaaaattacaatGAAAGGTTCAAGACACTCTAAAGCTCTCTGAACCCAAAAGTACAAAGCTCCTTATAAAGGAGACAAACAACTAATTGTCTAACTGAAAACagttataacaaaaaaatagaaaatagattCAATTACAACACAACTTATATTAATGAACCACCTAGACTAGGTGCTTCCTTCTATGAGACTTGATGCTCCACAGATTACTAAAAACTGGATGACCAATACAGAAGGACAAGAGTGTTGGATTAGTCGACCGGTATTATCATTCACCCTATCTTTATCGTCCATCATCCAACAATCAACATTTTTATAGATTTCCTTAAATTTTGCCCATAGATGTGGTTCGACCCTCCCATGTGTTTTGTAATTGCTTTTcatcattaatatattatgaTATGGGTTTGTTTGGGGTTGTAGGGGTTGGAGTGTCAACATAGTCGGAATGTCAATCTCTCCTTCTCTGGGATTCATCTcctttttgcttaaaaaaaagtatagcaTGCTTAGTTACTCTttactcttggaaattataatATAACGCTTGTTATGAGTTGTTTCTCCTGATTTCTTCTGCTATTGCTAACATTATCAGTCTTGGGAAAATTAAGCACCTgttaaaacagttttttttaaacaaaaatagattaaaattgaAGAGTAATCTACAAATAAATTACTGGTGGACTTAGCATTCATCAGTTGTTCAGAAGATAACTGAACAGTCTTATATAGTGTCTAGGCTTGGCCCCAATTTTCACTCCATAAACTATTCTGCAACTAGTTCTTACTTATAAGGTAGAGTGCACTCTTCTGGGTTGGCTATTGTGTCACCTGCATCTTCATATTCAATTAGATTGGGGGAGTTGCTTTGTCTGGTACAGATCTACAATTGTTTTGTTTATATACCTTAGCAATGCATTGATCActtggaaataaaaataaaaaactcaaaaGACCCTTAATTTGTTACAACAGCCAAATGTTTCGTTGAAGCAGAATATCAAGCCTAGGCAACCTTAATATATTTGGCTTTAACAACTCAAATGAGCCTTAATTTGTGTCCATTGTGTAAGAGTGTTTTGTGAATGTAAATCCGCAATAAAACCAGCATGTGATCTTGCAGTGAGAGATCAAACAATATTGACATATAGTCACTAACAAAAGCACAACAAAAATCTTTGTCACATTCTTAATCTCCAAGTTGGGTTTCTTATACATATATATCGCAATTTTCAACATGAGGGGAAGCATTGGACATTTAGATTTTCTGTTAAAATCTATTGCTTTCTATTATTGAGTAATTGAGACATTAGTGAAGTTAGTTTGGGGTAAGTTTTTTTATCCAATTCGCTATATATAGGAAATATCTATATGTATTGTTGccaactttttttcatttttgatggATCCTCTATTCAATCTATCAGGGAGTTTCACTCATTCTCGATCTTAATAACATGGCACAAGACCAAGTATATATACCATATATACATAATACACttatagtaattaattaatacaaatGGATTAGAACACTTGATTCAGGGCCATACTTTCCTTCCATCCatccaatttaatttttgaatattaGACACAATTAACACATTAGAAAGAACATATAACTAATTTATTTGATACAAATAAAACATTACTGCCAAATACCTGATTCCTTATCacattataaagtaaaaaactaGTTTGAAAAATGACTATACTTATTCTTCATATATTATTGCATTAACCAAATTTTAGCAATAACAATCCTTaatcaaaatgatttttcttcagTTCTAAGAGGCCAGAAGGACCGCCATCAGGTAGCAATGCCAACCTCACAATAGCTTTAGCACCTTCATTAGGTGCTAGCATACCAGAATTGTCGTTTATATCTTTTTTCACATGGCCAGGAGGAACAACATTGATGTAAAATGAAGGGTACTTCTTGGCCAAAATCCTTGTGTAGGCCCAACAACTTTTGATATAGTACATGTAGGCACAACTAAGGGCCAATAACCTTTGGTTTCTAATGAACTCTTTTGAATCTTCtagaaatttattcaaaacaCCATCTATCTTTTCTTCTCTAAGGTTTTCAACATCACTTAGTACTTCTTTAGGCCATCCATTTGGTATATTCTACAAAatcaatcatcatcttcaaatgcACAAAAAAGACCACATTGAAATAACATACAAGTTACACTACTGGAAAACGTTGTTTCTATGACGCACTGAATAACCGTTTTAGAATGTGACACAgtgacatttttataattaggggcaatgtattttgtttttatgtcgTGCATTCCATCTTAGAATGCTAGTgcgtgacatttttgtaattatgggAAACTTAAACGAAGACTATTTTGGCTGAAGGACCGTCTTTGTTTTTGttatcctaattaattaatctggTGCCTCTCACGGTGGCTCAAACACCCTGTGTTGAGAGCTCATGCCCGACGTTGCAATTGGCGTTGTTTGTGTCCTTGGTCCTACAGCTGGTGCCCCAATTTGGCGTCTCGTTCCTGTGAGTCCCGAGTGTCTCCTCCGGCCGCCATCAGACAGGTAAGTGCATTTTACTCCAGTAATGTCTTTGTGTTGCgatgccatttgaatttgctgtctgttgtgacaccctctaccccgacatatatataattaaataagatatataaaaatatattggcaAACAAAATCACATGGGTAAAAGGTTTACATTCACttcaattaccaaataaaactcattaaaaacatatttggctcaaaataaggtcatcaaaatttacaaaaatattttgttaaatcagtgaggtgaaataaaatagactagcatcataaaattaatataaaaacttatatcccaatgtcacatcttatcagagcgttgtgtcccgacgtccttcagcacaatattccttaaagcagttcacctagtcatctgctcccccgaacacaaagttcaagatcatcacaggatccaaacacaaacaacaaattgggagtgagttatcacattcctaactaatagataaacaagacaactagatatacacatcatataaaccaaataaaacttacttacacgtaattcacgtaattccaccactttgtcattcaaagttcacttttcatccatcaatcacacttttcaatcatcaatcacattacacaagaatcacacgctctgatcaagacataatgacatctcaatttcataataaataattagcaagcgcatgagacagttatgctaagactcaagcctatatgcaatgtggtaccatgtcagtgaaaaaccaccctggggcgcttaggagtacataacacgacacaccacacaatgggtttgtcaggtcactctcactaagtaagatcatagggagaccagtcagggtcacgatgttttgtgagaatgctccaaccatatgggaccagcataggcttaaaggagcactcaaacccggtgacccccaaggcctacactccgaagagtccgtcagagCCTcttcctcctgattcaggtccaacccctaaaatcattttagcacacagacactgcttgtgaattatacaatacccacgacctcacactcgtgttttaaacacgtacaacatattgcgctacaatttaacactggtttctaaataggaaacctacactttctctttaacactggttcctaaataggaaacctacactttatCTTTAATGCTGCGCATttaaacttttctcaagataacactggtcgggttattgtacaattcataggtTACAAcataaataatgtcacatcaagagttaatcacacatttattcacaaccaaaactaattcacaatttcacatctcataatgtcataaTCCACCATCatatgttttcacgtatctcacaattcaacacttgttctactttacacttttactcaatgtcaataacaatattataatctcaaggcaacatattattccacaattcatcacatatttcatttataagcactgctcatgaattatacaatacccacgacctca comes from the Glycine soja cultivar W05 chromosome 6, ASM419377v2, whole genome shotgun sequence genome and includes:
- the LOC114416082 gene encoding (+)-neomenthol dehydrogenase-like — encoded protein: MASQHKDITGVKCTYLSDGGRRRHSGLTGTRRQIGAPAVGPRTQTTPIATSGMSSQHRNIPNGWPKEVLSDVENLREEKIDGVLNKFLEDSKEFIRNQRLLALSCAYMYYIKSCWAYTRILAKKYPSFYINVVPPGHVKKDINDNSGMLAPNEGAKAIVRLALLPDGGPSGLLELKKNHFD